In a genomic window of Salegentibacter salegens:
- the tnpC gene encoding IS66 family transposase has product MEKALESFSKQQLLALIKEQSQEHSKAIASHKKELQKFQQELKQQEKDLKQADKELARGDEQLRKYLSKSGVLEEKVAYLESQLDMFRRMQFGQKRERFEDKDQLTLPFEPNTQELQNREEAFTEKITYQRKKKNTNHKGRQPLPDHLPVEEVKIYPQEDISGRKCIGQEVTDELDCEPARFFIRRYIRYKYAHKSGEGVVIGELPERVIDKGIAGAGLVTSILVDKFCDHLPLYRQLQRFKREKIPIAPSTINGWCAKGLDRIVPLFEELIADVKSQGYLQVDETTIKVQDEGKKGKTHLGYYWVYHSPIDGNVVFDYQPTRGQKAPVHMLKDFKGYLQTDGYVVYDEYAKKEGVTHLGCWAHARRYYEKSLDNDPQRAKHALRQIQCLYAIEREIKEAKLGPEDTKELRLKKALPVINELGKWMTQQLARTLPKSLIGKALAYSVSRWDALCAYLYDGNLRIDNNLIENKIRTIAIGRKNYLFAGSHQAAQRAAAIYSFFAICKKHEVNPYQWLKYTLENIMIIKYKDIKNLYPQNYKKLQLNK; this is encoded by the coding sequence ATGGAAAAAGCCCTTGAATCCTTCTCAAAACAACAATTGTTGGCCCTTATAAAAGAGCAGTCCCAAGAGCATTCCAAAGCGATCGCTTCCCATAAAAAAGAGCTTCAAAAATTTCAGCAAGAATTAAAGCAACAGGAGAAAGATTTAAAACAAGCAGACAAGGAACTTGCCCGGGGCGATGAGCAACTTCGTAAATATTTAAGCAAATCTGGGGTTCTTGAAGAAAAAGTAGCTTATCTGGAAAGCCAGCTGGATATGTTTCGAAGGATGCAGTTTGGTCAGAAACGCGAGCGTTTTGAGGATAAGGATCAGTTGACCCTGCCTTTTGAGCCCAATACCCAAGAACTTCAAAACCGGGAAGAAGCCTTTACTGAGAAGATTACCTACCAGCGCAAGAAGAAAAATACCAATCATAAAGGCCGCCAGCCATTACCAGACCATCTCCCGGTAGAAGAAGTGAAGATCTATCCCCAGGAGGATATCTCCGGAAGGAAATGTATCGGTCAGGAAGTTACCGATGAACTGGACTGCGAACCTGCACGGTTTTTTATCCGCAGGTATATTCGGTATAAATATGCCCACAAGTCTGGCGAAGGTGTGGTCATTGGGGAACTACCGGAGCGGGTGATCGATAAAGGTATTGCCGGGGCCGGACTTGTAACTTCCATATTGGTCGATAAATTCTGTGACCATTTACCACTTTACCGGCAGCTTCAGCGTTTTAAAAGGGAAAAGATACCCATTGCTCCTTCTACTATCAATGGCTGGTGTGCCAAAGGGCTCGACCGGATTGTTCCTCTCTTTGAAGAATTAATAGCAGATGTAAAATCCCAAGGCTACTTGCAAGTAGACGAGACGACAATAAAAGTCCAGGATGAGGGAAAAAAAGGAAAAACCCATCTGGGTTACTATTGGGTATACCATAGCCCGATCGATGGAAATGTAGTCTTTGACTACCAGCCTACCCGTGGGCAAAAGGCACCTGTCCATATGCTGAAAGACTTTAAAGGCTATCTTCAGACAGATGGTTATGTAGTGTATGATGAATATGCTAAAAAGGAAGGGGTAACCCATCTAGGATGCTGGGCTCATGCCAGACGTTATTATGAAAAATCCTTGGATAATGATCCGCAAAGGGCAAAACATGCCTTAAGGCAGATACAATGTTTATATGCCATTGAAAGAGAAATCAAAGAAGCTAAGCTGGGCCCTGAAGACACCAAGGAGCTTAGGCTGAAAAAGGCACTACCGGTGATCAATGAATTGGGGAAATGGATGACCCAGCAGCTTGCCCGCACCCTGCCCAAAAGTCTGATAGGAAAAGCCCTTGCCTATAGCGTCTCCAGGTGGGATGCGTTGTGTGCATACCTCTATGACGGCAATTTACGTATTGACAATAATTTAATAGAGAATAAAATCCGAACCATTGCAATCGGTAGAAAAAACTACCTATTTGCCGGGTCCCATCAGGCTGCGCAAAGAGCCGCAGCAATCTATTCCTTTTTTGCCATCTGCAAAAAACATGAGGTAAATCCTTACCAGTGGTTAAAATATACCTTAGAGAATATCATGATCATCAAGTATAAGGATATTAAGAATCTCTATCCCCAGAATTACAAAAAATTACAGCTGAATAAATAG
- a CDS encoding TraG family conjugative transposon ATPase has product MNKINLSAYQPIADIQDNIVFANNGNVVLCYEGNLPEIYSLSEKDFEDIHGAWCQALKSLPVGTVVHKQDIYLKKSYSSEKLPNKTFLEKATHEHFKGRGHIEHKCYLFFILTKNKALNNSKYVNPFRKVSKGIVQELDENIKSFANSVSDAVSFINNSRRVSLKPLNEKEIVGLTETYFNGFNEGFDTDILLDKKSVNIGENHFDALAINSELCFGESVQSSKTNEKFTSDDFVFHQGFIDGLGLTLNENHIVNQILYLDDKHKWRKLLDKKIEELNKSSNFGSQNKVVLGKIQHILDQINADDNARIIRGHLNIIYWSKDAKELDKITSKIKTEFKELDIIPYYPRGEERKNYILNSYCCFSSNFSNNDLYVTDLKHALCLFINNTNYKSDATGIIFNDREHNIPVLKDVWDERKKRIKARNFAIFAPTGEGKSFLANNILRQYFESGVRLVIIDLGGSYTKFAKLYPEQYTVLRYESGKNLGINPFYISNQNDLTPERLEDLSVFLFELFASDLKITKAQSVSVKKILRHYYDSTSENHSLEGFYVFIERNQEVLLDTLKIHPDYFNVTSFLHVMSEYVGDGLYSFLFELGEDQTYKIEDKRLIVFELDEVKDNKEILSVMLKLIKSAIQRTIWKNRAEKGIILFDEFAKQLKFENVLESVEFYYQAIRKQNGAIGIILQSINQLPNNSTSASILENTQVIYSLNNEKGYDELVKRLNLSSHDLNQLKSIKNNFSGPRKYTEMFIKIGKESNIFRLEVPKEVYAAYLTDGQENEAIMAIYEKTGSMEEAIKIYINS; this is encoded by the coding sequence ATGAACAAGATTAACCTTTCAGCATATCAACCCATTGCGGATATTCAGGACAATATCGTATTTGCCAATAATGGCAACGTGGTTTTATGCTATGAAGGGAATCTGCCAGAAATCTATTCCCTCTCTGAAAAGGACTTTGAGGACATTCACGGTGCTTGGTGCCAGGCTTTGAAGTCCTTGCCTGTTGGGACTGTGGTTCACAAACAGGATATCTACCTTAAAAAGTCCTATTCTTCAGAAAAGCTTCCGAATAAGACTTTTTTGGAAAAAGCCACACACGAGCATTTTAAAGGTCGTGGGCATATCGAACATAAGTGTTATTTGTTCTTCATTTTGACCAAGAACAAAGCACTCAACAATTCAAAATATGTCAATCCTTTCAGAAAGGTTTCTAAGGGAATTGTACAAGAACTGGATGAGAACATAAAGAGCTTCGCCAACTCGGTAAGCGATGCAGTTTCTTTTATCAACAATAGCCGGAGAGTGTCTCTCAAACCATTAAATGAAAAAGAAATTGTCGGTCTCACGGAGACCTATTTCAATGGCTTCAATGAGGGTTTCGATACTGATATTTTACTAGATAAGAAAAGCGTCAATATTGGCGAAAACCATTTTGATGCCCTTGCCATCAATAGCGAACTGTGCTTTGGCGAAAGTGTACAGAGTAGCAAGACCAATGAGAAATTCACTTCTGACGATTTTGTATTTCATCAAGGGTTTATTGATGGTCTAGGGCTTACCCTTAATGAGAACCACATTGTAAATCAGATCCTGTACTTGGATGATAAACATAAGTGGCGCAAGTTGCTCGATAAGAAAATAGAGGAACTTAACAAAAGTTCCAATTTCGGTTCACAGAACAAAGTGGTACTTGGAAAAATTCAACATATTCTAGACCAAATCAATGCCGATGATAATGCACGGATCATCCGTGGTCATCTCAATATTATTTATTGGTCAAAGGATGCTAAAGAGTTGGATAAAATTACCTCAAAGATTAAAACTGAATTCAAGGAACTGGATATCATCCCATATTATCCGAGAGGGGAGGAGCGGAAGAATTATATACTTAACAGTTATTGCTGTTTTTCGTCCAACTTCTCCAATAATGATTTATACGTTACCGATTTAAAGCACGCATTGTGCTTGTTCATCAACAACACCAATTACAAATCAGATGCTACCGGAATCATCTTCAATGATCGTGAACATAATATTCCAGTTCTCAAAGATGTCTGGGATGAGCGTAAAAAACGAATTAAAGCACGCAATTTTGCCATCTTCGCCCCTACAGGCGAGGGCAAATCCTTTCTAGCCAATAATATTCTACGTCAATACTTTGAAAGTGGTGTTCGCCTGGTTATTATAGATCTTGGAGGATCCTACACAAAATTTGCTAAACTATATCCTGAACAATACACAGTATTGCGTTACGAGAGTGGAAAGAATTTGGGTATCAATCCATTTTACATCAGCAATCAAAATGATTTGACACCAGAACGCCTTGAAGATTTATCTGTTTTCCTGTTTGAATTATTCGCTTCAGATTTAAAAATAACCAAGGCACAATCTGTTTCCGTCAAGAAAATACTGCGTCATTATTACGATAGCACTTCCGAAAATCATTCTTTAGAAGGTTTCTACGTCTTTATAGAAAGGAATCAGGAAGTCCTTCTAGACACCCTTAAAATCCATCCCGACTATTTCAATGTCACAAGCTTCTTGCATGTAATGTCCGAGTACGTCGGCGATGGTCTATATAGTTTCCTATTTGAGTTAGGTGAAGACCAGACCTATAAAATTGAGGACAAACGATTGATAGTTTTTGAATTGGATGAAGTAAAGGATAATAAGGAAATCCTATCCGTAATGTTGAAGCTGATTAAGTCGGCAATCCAACGAACCATTTGGAAGAATCGTGCGGAAAAAGGCATCATTCTATTTGATGAGTTTGCCAAGCAACTGAAGTTTGAAAACGTACTGGAAAGTGTGGAATTCTATTATCAAGCCATCCGTAAACAGAATGGTGCGATTGGCATTATACTACAGTCCATTAATCAGCTTCCGAATAATTCGACTTCAGCAAGTATTCTGGAAAACACGCAAGTTATCTACAGCCTCAATAATGAAAAAGGCTATGATGAACTAGTTAAAAGACTCAACCTTTCGAGCCACGATCTGAACCAATTAAAGTCCATCAAGAACAACTTTTCCGGTCCACGGAAGTACACCGAAATGTTCATCAAGATTGGAAAGGAAAGCAACATTTTTAGGCTCGAAGTGCCGAAAGAAGTATATGCAGCTTACCTGACCGATGGACAGGAAAACGAAGCCATAATGGCGATTTATGAAAAGACTGGCTCAATGGAAGAAGCTATCAAAATCTATATAAACTCTTAA
- the tnpB gene encoding IS66 family insertion sequence element accessory protein TnpB (TnpB, as the term is used for proteins encoded by IS66 family insertion elements, is considered an accessory protein, since TnpC, encoded by a neighboring gene, is a DDE family transposase.) — protein MFSLSSSHRYYLYKGACDMRKGFHGLSGLVTGKMGKDPISGDVFIFINRRATHIKLLHWESGGFVIYYKRLEKGTFSLPKGLRSGGVSWGQLVMMIEGIKAEKLRHLSRYNPPKPLVFADKNVK, from the coding sequence ATGTTCAGTTTAAGTTCTTCCCACCGGTATTATCTCTATAAGGGAGCTTGTGATATGCGCAAAGGATTCCACGGCCTATCGGGATTGGTAACCGGTAAGATGGGAAAAGATCCTATTAGTGGAGATGTGTTTATTTTTATCAACCGCCGGGCCACCCACATCAAACTCCTGCACTGGGAATCCGGGGGTTTTGTCATTTATTATAAGCGCCTGGAAAAGGGTACGTTCTCCCTGCCCAAAGGCCTGCGATCAGGAGGTGTGAGTTGGGGCCAACTGGTGATGATGATTGAAGGGATTAAAGCAGAAAAACTGCGTCACCTTTCCAGGTACAACCCTCCCAAACCCCTTGTTTTTGCTGATAAAAATGTAAAATAA
- the istB gene encoding IS21-like element helper ATPase IstB, translating into MNTNATIEKMQKMRLNGMKRAYESSFETRNQDTFTNDEFIAWLIESEDTQRNNNRTDRLLKNARFHYQASIEEINYTPDRDLDRNLLTRLSDCSFIDRHENMIITGCTGTGKSFLATALGYQGCIKGYKVLYYNLGKLFNKLTMAKADGTYMKELTKIENHDLLIIDDFGLQAINNEKQLILMDLIEDRNQRKSTIFCSQLPVKNWYDLIEEKTIADAILDRIIHSAIRFELKGESMRKKMKNN; encoded by the coding sequence ATGAACACAAATGCTACTATTGAAAAGATGCAGAAAATGCGTCTAAACGGAATGAAACGAGCCTATGAATCTTCTTTTGAGACCAGGAACCAGGACACCTTCACCAACGATGAATTCATTGCCTGGCTTATCGAATCGGAAGATACCCAGCGCAACAACAACAGGACGGACCGCCTACTGAAAAACGCCCGCTTCCATTACCAGGCGTCCATTGAGGAGATCAATTACACCCCCGACAGGGATCTTGACCGTAACCTGCTCACCCGGCTTTCAGACTGTTCTTTCATCGACCGTCATGAAAATATGATCATCACCGGTTGTACCGGAACAGGAAAATCCTTTTTGGCAACGGCACTTGGCTACCAGGGCTGTATCAAAGGATATAAGGTGCTCTACTATAATCTGGGAAAGCTCTTTAACAAATTGACAATGGCCAAAGCTGATGGAACTTATATGAAAGAACTCACTAAAATAGAAAATCACGACCTTTTAATTATAGATGATTTTGGCCTACAGGCCATCAACAATGAAAAACAGCTTATACTGATGGATCTGATCGAAGACCGCAACCAAAGAAAATCCACTATCTTCTGTTCACAGCTACCGGTAAAAAATTGGTATGACCTGATAGAGGAAAAAACAATTGCTGATGCCATTTTAGATCGAATTATACACTCAGCAATTAGGTTCGAACTCAAAGGAGAATCTATGAGAAAGAAAATGAAAAACAACTAA
- the istA gene encoding IS21 family transposase has protein sequence MANKTIGSVMIREIIRMKNNGFSNIRISKSLGKSRTTVVKYLSAFEESGFDLKELLSLCDNDLFELFEPNDTLTPNDTAHTNLYAFFPYVEKELKRTGVTRYILWEEYKQKHPEGIMYSRFCYHYSKWNQKSDGYMPTVYKAGDKLFIDYAGKKLHIIDRETGEIIPVEVFVGTLGASQYTYVEASFSQKIPDFINSTQNCLHFFGGVPACIVPDNLKSAVTKSNKYEPFINEQFAGFASHYDTAIMPARPVKPKDKSLVEGAVNITYTRIYAALRNEEFYSLNALNAAIKKLLVSYNNAPFQKKKLSRSELFLEIEKQELKPLPIERYELREYKTATVQKNCHIYYSGDKNYYSAPHALIGKKVKVILTQNTVEIYHARARVALHLRSRKPYAYTTLKGHMPVSHTYNTNWSPEYFINWAHGIGPSAKECIEKILQRKQYPEQNYKSCVGILTLATKTSKERLNNACTRALVYDAVGYNQIKNILEKGLDKQITLLDYIEVTPIKHENIRGSKYYA, from the coding sequence ATGGCCAATAAAACAATAGGATCAGTTATGATACGAGAAATCATCAGAATGAAAAACAATGGATTTTCCAATATCAGGATATCCAAAAGCCTTGGCAAATCAAGGACTACCGTAGTAAAATATCTTAGCGCTTTTGAGGAATCTGGTTTTGACCTCAAGGAACTTTTAAGCCTCTGCGACAATGATCTTTTTGAACTGTTTGAGCCTAATGACACCCTTACCCCCAATGATACCGCACATACCAATCTATACGCTTTCTTTCCCTACGTGGAGAAAGAGTTGAAACGCACTGGAGTCACACGATATATTCTTTGGGAAGAGTATAAGCAAAAACATCCGGAAGGAATTATGTACAGTCGGTTCTGTTACCACTACAGTAAATGGAATCAGAAGTCCGATGGATATATGCCCACTGTTTATAAAGCAGGGGATAAGCTGTTCATCGATTATGCGGGCAAAAAGCTTCATATCATTGACAGGGAAACAGGTGAAATAATACCGGTAGAAGTATTTGTGGGAACCTTGGGAGCCAGTCAATATACCTATGTAGAGGCTTCTTTCTCTCAGAAAATTCCAGATTTTATAAACAGTACCCAGAATTGCCTTCATTTTTTTGGAGGTGTTCCAGCCTGTATTGTTCCGGACAATCTGAAATCAGCCGTGACAAAATCAAACAAATATGAGCCTTTTATAAATGAGCAGTTTGCAGGCTTTGCCTCCCATTATGACACCGCTATTATGCCCGCCCGTCCTGTAAAACCAAAAGATAAATCTTTGGTAGAGGGCGCTGTAAATATAACCTACACCCGCATTTATGCAGCCCTTCGAAACGAGGAATTTTATAGTCTTAATGCCCTGAACGCCGCAATCAAAAAACTTCTGGTCTCCTATAACAATGCTCCTTTTCAAAAGAAGAAGCTCAGCCGTTCAGAGCTGTTTCTGGAAATAGAAAAACAAGAGCTTAAACCGCTGCCAATTGAGCGGTATGAGCTCAGGGAATATAAGACAGCGACGGTACAGAAGAACTGCCATATTTATTATTCTGGCGACAAAAATTATTACAGCGCGCCCCATGCTCTAATTGGGAAAAAAGTAAAGGTGATCCTAACCCAGAACACGGTCGAAATATATCATGCGCGTGCTCGTGTTGCCCTGCACCTGCGCAGTAGAAAACCTTATGCTTATACCACTCTAAAAGGGCACATGCCAGTAAGCCACACCTATAATACAAATTGGAGCCCTGAATATTTTATCAACTGGGCCCACGGCATCGGCCCCTCGGCGAAGGAGTGTATTGAAAAAATACTTCAAAGAAAACAATATCCCGAACAAAACTACAAGAGCTGTGTGGGCATCTTAACCCTGGCCACCAAAACCAGCAAGGAGCGTCTCAACAATGCCTGTACCAGAGCTTTGGTATATGACGCCGTAGGCTACAACCAGATTAAAAATATCCTGGAGAAAGGGCTTGACAAGCAGATAACACTGCTGGATTACATAGAGGTCACACCCATAAAGCACGAGAACATCAGAGGATCAAAATACTATGCTTAA
- a CDS encoding conjugal transfer protein TraK produces the protein MNTPYKNIYSVLNLNRFIVLAVVVCALLTSTFSVWIAFTTHKNALNSAFAINTDGSIIPLKLVTQKENFKVEALAHLELFHNYFYNIDASNYERNLKKALWLGNSSVDNLYRQKKADGVYNRLLQYSLLQKVLSIDSRITDNNGSYSFTTTTIFEINRGSIIDTYELISTGNLIMVDRNFPNNPHGLLIADYFENTLKKLNNEN, from the coding sequence ATGAATACACCATACAAGAATATATATAGCGTCCTGAATTTAAACCGATTTATCGTTTTGGCCGTTGTCGTTTGTGCATTGCTAACCAGTACCTTTTCGGTTTGGATAGCTTTTACCACTCATAAAAATGCGCTCAATAGTGCCTTCGCCATCAATACCGACGGCAGTATCATTCCGCTCAAACTTGTTACCCAAAAAGAGAATTTCAAAGTCGAGGCTTTGGCACATTTAGAACTTTTTCATAATTACTTCTATAATATCGATGCCAGTAACTATGAACGTAATTTAAAAAAAGCACTATGGCTAGGTAATAGTTCCGTGGACAACCTGTACCGTCAGAAAAAAGCTGATGGTGTATATAATCGATTGTTACAGTATTCATTACTTCAAAAAGTACTGAGTATCGATTCTCGGATTACAGATAATAATGGCTCATACAGTTTTACTACAACAACCATTTTTGAAATCAATAGAGGGTCGATAATCGACACTTACGAATTGATTTCAACCGGGAATCTGATTATGGTTGACCGAAACTTCCCCAACAATCCACACGGATTATTGATTGCAGACTACTTCGAAAACACCTTAAAAAAATTAAACAATGAAAACTGA
- a CDS encoding N-acetylmuramoyl-L-alanine amidase family protein produces MKKVLKNVSFVFLLLKMCFVFGQEIGSQKIIIIDPGHGGKDSGAIGINGIKEKDFVLDIALEILKVNEQSEIPLEIYLTRYTWVFRGKLYRSFLSKVNT; encoded by the coding sequence ATGAAAAAAGTGCTCAAAAACGTCAGTTTTGTCTTTTTGCTTCTAAAAATGTGTTTCGTTTTTGGGCAGGAAATAGGCAGTCAGAAAATAATAATCATTGATCCCGGACACGGTGGAAAAGATTCTGGTGCGATTGGAATAAATGGAATTAAGGAGAAGGATTTCGTACTCGATATTGCTTTGGAAATTTTGAAGGTAAACGAACAGTCGGAAATACCATTGGAAATCTATTTAACGAGATATACTTGGGTATTCCGGGGTAAACTGTACAGGTCATTCCTGTCCAAAGTGAACACCTGA
- a CDS encoding conjugal transfer protein, producing the protein MIAMAIALLLPARAACQGMPTYDNTNFISLVKQLIESGKQTANIIKTVMFLKTQKENIEKVNDVVRQLKAVREIGRNNQRLIQVMQSDLRDILDSPYIKPDEVARVSESFSAIIENSLDTMDFIDEILSNDYLKMSDAERAEILKEKELESREMVSNIKTKTKRYEDIISFRKMQDKVNNRETEY; encoded by the coding sequence ATGATAGCAATGGCCATCGCTTTGTTATTGCCTGCACGCGCTGCGTGCCAAGGAATGCCCACTTATGACAACACCAATTTTATCAGTTTGGTAAAACAACTTATAGAATCAGGTAAGCAGACCGCAAACATAATCAAGACAGTAATGTTCTTAAAGACACAAAAAGAAAACATTGAAAAGGTCAACGATGTGGTTAGACAATTAAAAGCTGTTCGTGAAATTGGACGGAACAACCAACGCCTCATCCAAGTGATGCAAAGTGATTTGAGAGATATTCTTGACAGTCCTTACATCAAACCTGATGAAGTGGCAAGGGTATCGGAATCGTTTAGTGCCATTATAGAAAATTCCCTGGACACAATGGATTTCATCGATGAAATTCTATCGAATGATTACCTAAAAATGAGTGATGCGGAACGTGCAGAAATTTTAAAAGAAAAAGAACTGGAATCTAGAGAAATGGTCTCGAACATCAAGACAAAAACCAAACGTTACGAGGATATTATTTCCTTCAGAAAAATGCAAGACAAAGTAAATAACCGCGAAACCGAATATTAG
- the traM gene encoding conjugative transposon protein TraM: MKIEKNKIVFAAVLAVIFIFLISYSLMVMGDDESENKNLEQTLVPDLEENQKEYDSKLDAINDLKEVRETNAPSIYDEKLIDSMGFYDPDLPEREKERIVDSIYDAGRIQYSEKSYQNIGVKRDTRNDAQQIDSAEINRELKIQAKELGLEHQLFFAAAPRHNEISSISNTDETIYVVVDGDQIVKANTRLRMRLTKAATINNRKMPKNTFVFGFISFQPNRALIEIENIDHHPTKLKAFDLQDGSEGIYVENNFRAEATNEVLDDIIGDINIPSVPQISGITKILKRNNRNVKVTVLNNYKLILKPKL; the protein is encoded by the coding sequence ATGAAAATAGAAAAGAATAAAATTGTATTCGCAGCAGTACTAGCTGTAATTTTTATATTTCTTATTTCCTATTCCCTGATGGTAATGGGCGATGATGAAAGTGAAAATAAAAACCTTGAGCAGACCTTGGTACCCGATTTAGAAGAAAACCAGAAAGAATACGATTCTAAACTGGATGCCATCAATGATTTGAAAGAGGTTCGCGAAACCAACGCTCCTAGTATTTATGATGAGAAACTGATCGATTCTATGGGCTTTTATGATCCGGATCTACCCGAACGAGAAAAAGAACGCATCGTGGACAGTATTTATGATGCAGGTAGGATCCAATATTCCGAAAAGTCTTATCAGAATATCGGAGTAAAGAGAGATACCCGAAACGATGCACAGCAAATTGATTCAGCTGAAATAAATAGAGAGCTAAAAATTCAAGCCAAAGAACTTGGTCTGGAACATCAATTGTTCTTTGCAGCTGCACCCAGACACAATGAGATTTCAAGTATCAGTAATACAGACGAAACTATTTATGTGGTGGTCGATGGCGATCAGATTGTAAAAGCGAATACCAGACTAAGAATGCGACTTACCAAAGCTGCAACAATCAATAACAGAAAGATGCCTAAGAATACATTCGTATTTGGATTTATCAGCTTTCAGCCTAACCGTGCTTTGATTGAAATTGAGAATATCGATCATCATCCCACGAAACTCAAAGCATTTGATCTGCAAGATGGTAGTGAAGGTATTTATGTTGAAAACAATTTTCGTGCTGAGGCAACCAATGAAGTTTTGGATGATATAATTGGCGATATCAACATCCCGAGTGTTCCGCAAATAAGCGGCATTACTAAGATACTTAAACGTAACAATCGAAACGTAAAAGTAACCGTATTGAACAACTATAAACTAATTCTAAAACCAAAGCTATGA
- the tnpA gene encoding IS66 family insertion sequence element accessory protein TnpA, with protein sequence MDKQASMFEIIKEWEISGLSKKTFCRNHGIAPSKFFYWLKKWKNTKEEAFDGFVKLSPDKADFFQSQYRLRYPNGVQLEVSGIGLGQLSALINL encoded by the coding sequence ATGGATAAGCAAGCCAGTATGTTTGAAATAATCAAGGAATGGGAAATTAGTGGTTTAAGTAAGAAAACTTTCTGCCGTAACCATGGGATAGCCCCCAGTAAGTTTTTTTACTGGTTAAAAAAATGGAAAAACACAAAAGAGGAAGCTTTTGACGGTTTTGTAAAATTATCTCCTGATAAAGCAGATTTTTTCCAATCTCAGTACCGCCTTAGGTATCCTAATGGCGTGCAATTAGAGGTTTCCGGTATTGGTTTGGGTCAATTATCTGCACTGATCAACCTGTAG